Proteins encoded in a region of the Streptomyces violaceoruber genome:
- a CDS encoding SAM-dependent methyltransferase translates to MPGDALSQDPAELRRRIDSSKAHPARVYDVFLGGKDHYPADLAAAAAGLAANPRGYLDVRHNRDFLRRAVTALAREDGIRQFLDIGTGLPTAENVHQIAQRIAPESRVVYVDNDPVVLAHARALLTSGPEGRTDYIDADLKSPAQILEQAAATLDFDQPVALCLVAILHFVEDEEAYPIVRELMDALPAGSRLVLSHLTEDLNPENIRAVQRTYTERGFTFVLRSRKDVERFFTEAGLELAEPGVVPVHHWRPDHAAPVPEQPEESYLAGLDDIEKVRYRDINDVTDADINVYGGLGAKG, encoded by the coding sequence ATGCCCGGTGACGCGCTCAGCCAGGACCCCGCGGAGCTGCGGAGGAGGATCGACAGCAGCAAGGCGCACCCGGCCCGGGTCTACGACGTCTTCCTGGGCGGCAAGGACCACTACCCCGCCGACCTCGCCGCCGCGGCCGCCGGGCTCGCCGCCAACCCGCGCGGCTACCTCGACGTACGGCACAACCGCGACTTCCTGCGGCGCGCGGTGACCGCGCTCGCCCGCGAGGACGGCATCCGGCAGTTCCTCGACATCGGCACCGGGCTGCCCACCGCCGAGAACGTGCACCAGATCGCCCAGCGCATCGCCCCCGAGTCGAGGGTCGTCTACGTCGACAACGACCCGGTCGTGCTGGCCCACGCCCGCGCCCTGCTCACCAGCGGTCCCGAGGGGCGTACGGACTACATCGACGCGGACCTGAAGAGCCCGGCGCAGATCCTCGAACAGGCCGCGGCGACCCTCGACTTCGACCAGCCGGTGGCCCTGTGCCTCGTCGCCATTCTGCACTTCGTCGAGGACGAGGAGGCGTACCCGATCGTCCGCGAGCTGATGGACGCGCTGCCCGCCGGCAGCCGGCTCGTCCTCAGCCACCTCACGGAGGACCTCAACCCGGAGAACATCCGCGCCGTCCAGCGGACGTACACGGAGCGGGGTTTCACCTTCGTGCTGCGCTCCCGCAAGGACGTCGAGCGCTTCTTCACCGAGGCCGGTCTCGAGCTCGCCGAGCCCGGGGTCGTCCCGGTGCACCACTGGCGGCCCGACCACGCGGCACCGGTGCCGGAGCAGCCGGAGGAGTCGTACCTGGCCGGCCTGGACGACATCGAGAAGGTCCGCTACCGGGACATCAACGACGTCACGGACGCGGACATCAACGTGTACGGCGGGCTGGGCGCCAAGGGCTGA